In Cotesia glomerata isolate CgM1 linkage group LG1, MPM_Cglom_v2.3, whole genome shotgun sequence, one genomic interval encodes:
- the LOC123275298 gene encoding ankyrin repeat domain-containing protein 49-like, with translation MSSDEENDQIQDLEAIRDKILSSSQGERMQVSAWDDDNTGVETQRNPEDPEARAILKAAENGNIERVTILLDKNPELVHATDKDGYTPLHRACYANHTKIIEVLLKRGAKIDAKTIDGWEPLHSACHWNNVESITLLVANGANINALSNGNQTPLHLVCASSHNSPALQLLLLHPDTNPELVNSSGDTAQMVATRTGKYYPMFEIIEPCLREI, from the exons atgtcTTCTGATGAAGAGAACGATCAAATTCAAGATCTCGAGGCGAttcgagataaaattttaagctcATCTCAAGGTGAGCGGATGCAAGTAAGCGCTTGGGATGATGACAACACCGGAGTTGAAACCCAACGAAACCCTGAAG aTCCTGAAGCCAGAGCTATTTTGAAAGCTGCAGAAAATGGCAACATTGAACGAGTTACGAttcttttagataaaaatcCAGAATTGGTTCATGCTACTGATAAAGATGGTTATACTCCACTTCATAGAGCTTGTTATGCGaatcatacaaaaataattgag gtTTTGTTGAAGAGAGGAGCTAAGATTGATGCTAAAACTATTGACGGATGGGAACCCTTACATTCAGCTTGTCATTGGAATAATGTTGAAAGTATTACACTTTTAGTTGCAAACGGAGCTAATATCAATGCTCTTAGCAACGGTAATCAGACTCCTTTACACTTGGTATGTGCTAGTTCACACAATTCTCCAGCTCTTCAATTACTGCTTCTTCATCCGGACACAAATCCTGAGCTGGTTAATTCCAGTGGTGATACTGCTCAGATGGTAGCTACTAGAACTGGAAAGTACTATCCAATGTTTGAAATAATAGAACCGTGTTTAcgtgaaatttaa